In one window of Cellulophaga sp. HaHa_2_95 DNA:
- a CDS encoding nitrilase family protein: MSKMLNIALVQTALHWEQPQKNRDHIATVLKTIKPNVDVVLLPEMFTTGFTMHPENIEETEGAKTLDWMCKMATEKQIAISGSIVYSDNGSHYNRLFFVEPGKVSVYDKRHTFTLAGESKVYTAGTSKTIIDFKGFKICPFICYDLRFPVWSRNVEQYDVLFYVANWPKPRINAWDALLKARAIENMAYCIGVNRTGFDFLGHEYPGHSAVYDALGEELVFSDTPEIIYATLSKDHIDAARKNLKFLEDQDTFSLEV, encoded by the coding sequence ATGTCTAAGATGTTGAATATAGCTTTAGTGCAGACTGCGTTGCACTGGGAGCAGCCCCAAAAAAACAGGGATCATATTGCTACTGTGCTGAAAACAATTAAGCCTAATGTAGATGTAGTTCTTCTGCCTGAAATGTTTACAACGGGGTTTACGATGCATCCGGAAAATATTGAGGAAACTGAAGGTGCAAAAACTTTAGATTGGATGTGCAAGATGGCTACGGAGAAGCAAATTGCAATTTCGGGCAGTATTGTGTACAGTGATAATGGTAGCCATTACAATCGACTTTTTTTTGTAGAACCAGGCAAAGTTTCTGTTTATGATAAGCGACACACATTTACGCTTGCAGGAGAAAGCAAGGTGTATACCGCTGGTACTAGTAAAACAATCATTGATTTTAAAGGTTTTAAAATATGCCCATTCATCTGTTATGATTTGCGGTTTCCCGTCTGGTCTAGAAATGTAGAACAGTATGATGTGCTATTTTATGTAGCTAATTGGCCTAAACCTAGAATTAATGCTTGGGATGCTTTGCTAAAAGCTAGAGCTATTGAGAATATGGCGTATTGTATAGGTGTAAACAGAACAGGATTTGATTTCTTAGGTCATGAGTACCCAGGACATTCTGCAGTGTATGATGCATTAGGAGAAGAGTTGGTATTCTCAGATACACCAGAGATTATCTATGCCACACTATCTAAAGATCATATTGATGCCGCTAGAAAAAATTTAAAGTTTTTAGAAGATCAAGATACTTTTAGTCTAGAAGTATAA
- a CDS encoding Ig-like domain-containing protein: MIRRFLACLFLLLASISLYQCARRGTPSGGIKDIIPPKLEKAEPANMTVNFKGNKIRLYFNEYIKLNDVQNQLIVSPPLKNTPVITPAGAASKYVEIQLKDTLKENTTYTLNFGQSIVDNNEGNPNSFFTYVFSTGSYIDSLNLKGVVEDAFDKEAETFVSVLLYEMDSTYTDSTIYKKPPNYITNTLDSTVLFELKNLKKGTYALFGLKDEGKNNLFDQKVDKIAFIKDSVVLPTEEIYLLTLFKEEPDYSITVPKFEAKNKIIFGYQGNYKDIKINTLSKLPDTVRTIVTKLRDKDTLNYWFTPFEMDSLQFTVTNERQKVIDTFVVKKRKLALDSLVLKPTINGTIGFNENFAIEANTPITKIDTTKIAFINKDSIAVKYTASLDSLKNSLEINFDKEPQEAYRLAIYPGLIEDFFENTNDTIVFNLKTNKYTDYGNFVLTLSGNVTYPAIIHLTDEKGKIKREQYATEPEDILFSNISPGKYLVRVISDTNSNGKWDTGSYLNNLQPERVSHSPKLIEMRANWEEKFDFILLD; encoded by the coding sequence ATGATCAGACGATTCCTTGCTTGCTTGTTTTTATTATTAGCTTCAATTTCTTTATATCAATGTGCTCGTAGAGGAACCCCTTCTGGGGGTATTAAAGATATCATTCCGCCAAAATTGGAAAAGGCGGAACCTGCAAATATGACGGTGAATTTTAAAGGGAATAAAATTCGCCTTTATTTCAATGAATACATCAAATTAAATGATGTTCAGAATCAGCTTATTGTATCGCCTCCTTTAAAAAACACGCCTGTAATTACTCCCGCAGGTGCCGCTAGTAAATATGTAGAAATACAATTGAAAGATACTTTAAAAGAAAATACCACCTATACTTTAAATTTTGGACAGAGTATTGTAGATAATAATGAAGGAAATCCCAATAGCTTTTTTACATACGTTTTTTCAACAGGTTCTTATATAGATTCTTTAAACCTTAAAGGCGTTGTGGAAGATGCTTTTGATAAGGAGGCCGAAACTTTTGTGAGTGTATTACTCTATGAAATGGATAGTACGTATACTGATTCTACTATTTATAAAAAACCACCGAATTACATTACGAATACCTTAGACAGTACGGTTTTGTTTGAACTCAAAAACCTTAAAAAAGGCACCTATGCCTTATTCGGACTAAAAGATGAAGGAAAGAACAACTTGTTTGACCAAAAAGTTGATAAAATTGCATTTATAAAAGATTCTGTAGTTTTACCTACCGAAGAAATCTACTTGCTTACTTTGTTTAAAGAGGAGCCGGATTATAGTATAACGGTCCCAAAATTTGAAGCAAAAAACAAGATTATTTTTGGGTATCAAGGAAACTATAAAGACATCAAAATAAATACTCTCTCAAAATTACCAGACACCGTAAGAACAATAGTAACAAAGCTTAGGGATAAGGATACGCTGAACTATTGGTTTACCCCATTCGAAATGGATTCATTACAATTTACCGTAACTAATGAAAGGCAAAAAGTAATAGATACCTTCGTTGTTAAGAAAAGAAAGCTAGCACTAGACTCCCTTGTTTTAAAACCTACTATAAACGGTACTATAGGTTTTAATGAAAATTTTGCCATTGAGGCCAATACTCCCATTACTAAAATTGATACCACGAAAATAGCCTTTATTAATAAAGATTCTATTGCCGTTAAATACACAGCTTCTTTAGATAGTCTAAAAAATAGTCTTGAGATTAATTTTGATAAAGAACCACAAGAGGCTTACAGGCTTGCCATTTACCCTGGGTTGATTGAAGATTTCTTTGAAAACACTAATGATACGATTGTATTTAATCTAAAAACCAACAAGTATACAGACTATGGTAATTTTGTCTTAACCTTAAGTGGAAATGTTACCTACCCTGCTATTATTCACCTGACAGATGAGAAAGGAAAAATTAAGCGAGAACAGTACGCTACAGAACCTGAAGATATTTTATTCAGTAACATTAGTCCTGGAAAGTATTTAGTTCGTGTAATTTCTGATACAAATAGCAACGGTAAATGGGATACAGGTAGCTACTTGAATAACCTACAGCCAGAACGTGTGAGTCATTCTCCAAAACTTATAGAAATGCGGGCCAACTGGGAAGAGAAATTTGATTTTATACTTCTAGACTAA
- a CDS encoding ComF family protein yields the protein MSKGERLICTVCRNQLPLTEYTYNVENPFDSIFYGRVSVKKSNSFLFFTENGIVKNLIHHLKYKNQEQIGAFLGDWCGSILKENGNIPSIDLVIPVPLHKKKLKKRGYNQVSLFAQKIAQHLNATFLEDVLIKTKNTKTQTKKDRFFRWQSNQDLFKLNTTHTLANKNILIVDDVVTTGATLESCVKAFETEKGVTIYLLTMAIVL from the coding sequence TTGAGTAAAGGTGAACGATTAATCTGCACCGTTTGTCGAAACCAATTGCCGCTTACCGAGTATACCTATAACGTAGAAAACCCTTTTGATAGTATTTTTTATGGTCGTGTTTCTGTAAAAAAATCAAATTCTTTTCTATTCTTCACGGAAAACGGTATCGTCAAAAATCTTATTCATCACTTAAAATACAAAAATCAAGAGCAAATTGGAGCTTTTTTAGGAGATTGGTGCGGAAGTATCCTTAAAGAGAACGGAAATATTCCTAGCATTGACCTTGTAATTCCTGTACCGCTACACAAAAAGAAATTAAAAAAGAGAGGATACAATCAAGTTAGTTTGTTTGCTCAAAAAATTGCCCAGCACCTAAATGCAACTTTCCTTGAAGATGTGCTTATAAAAACCAAAAACACAAAAACGCAGACCAAAAAAGATCGCTTTTTTAGATGGCAGAGCAATCAAGACTTGTTCAAGCTAAATACGACCCATACCCTCGCCAACAAGAATATCCTTATCGTAGACGATGTAGTAACTACAGGTGCCACCTTAGAATCTTGCGTAAAAGCTTTTGAAACAGAAAAAGGAGTTACTATCTACCTTCTTACGATGGCTATCGTATTATAA
- a CDS encoding glycine--tRNA ligase, translating into MANQEDKFKKVISHAKEYGYVFQSSEIYDGLSAVYDYAQNGAELKKNIREYWWKAMVQMNDNIVGLDSAIFMHPTVWKASGHVDAFNDPLIDNKDSKKRYRADVLVEDYTAKIEAKIDKEVAKAAKRFGDTFDKDQFLATNQRVVDYQEKINTILKRLGKSLENEDLVDVRNLIDELDIVCPISGSKNWTDVKQFNLMFGTKLGASADSAMDLYLRPETAQGIFVNFLNVQKTGRMKIPFGIAQVGKAFRNEIVARQFIFRQREFEQMEMQFFIQPGTQQEWYEKWKENRMKWHLSLGMGQDNYRFHDHEKLAHYADAAADIEFKFPFGFKELEGIHSRTDFDLSQHEKFSGKKLQYFDNDLKKNYVPYVVETSIGLDRMFLAVFSNSLEEEELENGTTRTVLKLPAVLAPTKAAVFPLLKKDGLPELAHEIIDELKWEFNVFYDEKDAVGKRYRRQDANGTPFCITVDHQSLEDKTVTIRHRDTMEQERVAIEDLKTIIGKAVAMKEWLMKMQ; encoded by the coding sequence ATGGCAAATCAAGAAGACAAATTTAAAAAAGTAATATCGCATGCTAAGGAGTATGGATATGTTTTTCAATCTAGTGAAATTTACGATGGTTTAAGTGCGGTTTATGACTATGCTCAAAACGGTGCGGAACTAAAAAAGAACATTCGAGAATATTGGTGGAAAGCCATGGTTCAAATGAATGATAATATTGTAGGGCTAGATTCTGCTATTTTCATGCATCCAACGGTTTGGAAAGCTTCAGGTCACGTAGATGCCTTCAATGATCCATTGATAGATAATAAAGATTCTAAAAAGAGATATCGTGCTGATGTTTTAGTAGAGGATTATACGGCTAAGATTGAAGCTAAAATAGATAAGGAAGTAGCTAAAGCAGCAAAACGCTTTGGAGATACTTTTGATAAAGATCAATTTCTAGCCACAAATCAACGTGTCGTAGATTATCAAGAAAAGATAAATACCATATTAAAACGTTTAGGGAAATCATTAGAAAATGAAGATTTAGTAGATGTTCGTAATCTTATTGATGAGTTAGATATTGTTTGTCCTATCTCTGGTTCAAAGAACTGGACAGATGTAAAGCAGTTTAACTTAATGTTTGGCACCAAATTAGGGGCATCTGCAGATAGTGCTATGGACTTATACTTAAGGCCAGAAACAGCACAAGGTATTTTTGTGAACTTTTTAAACGTTCAGAAAACAGGACGTATGAAAATTCCTTTCGGAATTGCGCAAGTGGGTAAAGCTTTTCGTAATGAAATTGTAGCGCGGCAGTTTATTTTTCGCCAACGCGAGTTTGAGCAAATGGAAATGCAATTTTTTATTCAACCAGGTACGCAACAAGAATGGTATGAAAAGTGGAAAGAAAACCGTATGAAATGGCACCTTTCTTTGGGTATGGGGCAAGATAATTACCGTTTTCATGATCATGAAAAATTAGCACACTACGCGGATGCGGCTGCAGATATCGAATTTAAATTTCCATTTGGATTTAAAGAATTAGAAGGGATTCATTCAAGAACTGATTTTGATTTATCACAGCACGAGAAATTCTCTGGTAAGAAATTGCAGTACTTTGATAACGACTTAAAAAAGAACTACGTTCCTTACGTGGTAGAAACTTCTATTGGTTTAGACCGTATGTTCTTAGCTGTTTTCTCTAATTCTCTAGAAGAAGAAGAATTAGAAAACGGAACAACAAGAACCGTATTGAAACTTCCTGCAGTATTAGCACCAACAAAAGCGGCGGTATTTCCTTTGTTGAAAAAAGACGGACTCCCTGAATTAGCTCATGAAATTATTGATGAATTAAAGTGGGAATTTAATGTTTTTTATGATGAAAAAGATGCCGTTGGAAAACGTTATAGAAGACAAGATGCTAATGGAACACCATTTTGCATTACAGTAGATCACCAATCTTTAGAAGACAAAACAGTTACCATTCGCCATAGAGACACTATGGAGCAAGAAAGAGTGGCTATTGAGGATTTAAAAACCATCATAGGCAAAGCAGTTGCTATGAAAGAATGGTTAATGAAAATGCAATAG
- the katG gene encoding catalase/peroxidase HPI, translated as MDNNSNSGSAPQGKNFDINESSAKCPFLSGTNKHTAGGGVENRDWWPNELKLNILRQNATKSNPMGEDFNYAEAFASLDFAALKKDVTDLMTDSQDWWPADYGHYGGLMIRMAWHSAGTYRVGDGRGGAGAGNQRFAPINSWPDNGNLDKARLLLWPIKQKYGNKISWADLMILAGNCALESMGFPTFGFAGGREDVWEPEQDVYWGSETEWGANEERYKEGDLEDPLAAVMMGWIYVNPEGPNGNPDPLGSAHDVRETFGRMAMDDEETVALVAGGHTFGKAHGAADPNEYVGKEPHGAPIEEMSTGWKNSFGTGVLDDTITSGIEGAWTPNPIQWDADYFDVLLNYDWELTKSPAGAHQWKPTAASNAKRAPKAGDANGRQDLMMTTADIALKVDPAYLEISKRFHADHQAFEDAFARAWYKLTHRDLGPISRYLGPEVPKEELLWQDPIPAVNYTLSDADLSTLEGMILDSGLTIAQLVTTAWASASSFRGSDKRGGANGARIRLEPQRSWEVNNPSELQKVLTVLEGIKADFKGEISVADLIVLAGNVGVDQAVKNAGYTTKVEFTAGRGDATQEQTDIEGFNYLKPLADGFRNYMKSGLKIAAEDLLIDKANLLTLSVPEMTVLVGGLRVLGANYDGSNHGVFTDNRGSLTNDFFKNILDFTYTWKATSNDDSLFEGRNRKTNEVVFTGTRADLIFGSNTELRAIAEVYGASDGQDRLVKDFVAAWTKVMNLDRYDLKK; from the coding sequence ATGGATAATAATTCTAATTCAGGGAGCGCTCCCCAAGGTAAAAACTTCGACATTAATGAAAGTTCGGCGAAATGCCCTTTTTTAAGTGGAACAAATAAACATACAGCAGGTGGTGGTGTAGAAAATAGAGACTGGTGGCCAAATGAGCTTAAGCTTAATATTTTACGTCAAAATGCTACAAAATCTAATCCTATGGGAGAAGATTTTAATTATGCAGAAGCCTTCGCTAGTCTCGATTTTGCAGCACTTAAAAAAGATGTGACAGATTTAATGACAGATTCACAAGATTGGTGGCCGGCAGATTACGGTCATTATGGAGGGTTGATGATTCGTATGGCTTGGCATAGTGCAGGTACTTACAGAGTTGGCGACGGACGTGGTGGAGCAGGAGCTGGTAACCAAAGATTTGCACCTATTAATAGTTGGCCAGATAATGGTAATTTAGATAAAGCACGCTTATTATTGTGGCCTATAAAACAGAAATATGGGAACAAAATTTCTTGGGCAGATTTAATGATTCTTGCAGGTAACTGCGCTTTAGAATCTATGGGCTTTCCAACATTTGGCTTTGCGGGAGGTCGTGAAGATGTTTGGGAGCCAGAGCAAGATGTGTACTGGGGTAGTGAAACAGAATGGGGAGCAAATGAAGAACGTTATAAAGAAGGAGATTTAGAAGATCCTTTAGCAGCGGTTATGATGGGTTGGATTTATGTGAACCCAGAAGGACCAAATGGAAACCCTGATCCTTTAGGCTCCGCACATGATGTAAGAGAGACTTTTGGAAGAATGGCAATGGATGATGAAGAAACGGTAGCGTTGGTTGCCGGAGGGCATACTTTTGGTAAAGCACACGGAGCTGCAGATCCAAATGAATATGTTGGTAAAGAACCACATGGAGCCCCTATTGAAGAGATGAGTACCGGTTGGAAAAATAGTTTCGGCACAGGAGTTTTAGATGATACCATTACTAGTGGTATAGAAGGAGCATGGACACCAAACCCTATACAATGGGATGCTGATTATTTTGATGTTTTATTAAACTATGATTGGGAATTAACTAAAAGTCCGGCAGGAGCACATCAATGGAAACCAACAGCGGCATCCAATGCTAAAAGAGCTCCAAAAGCAGGAGATGCTAATGGAAGACAAGATTTAATGATGACTACTGCGGATATCGCTTTAAAAGTAGATCCTGCATATTTAGAAATATCAAAACGTTTTCATGCAGATCATCAAGCATTTGAGGATGCATTTGCACGTGCTTGGTACAAATTAACACACCGTGATTTGGGACCAATATCTCGTTATTTAGGACCGGAAGTACCTAAAGAAGAATTATTATGGCAAGATCCTATTCCTGCTGTTAATTATACTTTGAGTGATGCGGACCTTTCTACGTTAGAAGGAATGATTTTAGATTCAGGATTAACCATTGCACAATTGGTAACTACCGCTTGGGCTTCTGCATCTTCATTTAGAGGATCTGATAAAAGAGGGGGTGCAAATGGTGCTCGTATTCGTTTAGAACCACAAAGAAGCTGGGAAGTTAATAATCCATCGGAACTACAAAAAGTATTAACTGTTTTAGAAGGAATTAAAGCAGATTTTAAAGGAGAAATTTCAGTTGCCGATTTAATTGTATTAGCAGGAAATGTAGGGGTGGATCAAGCCGTTAAGAATGCAGGGTACACTACTAAGGTAGAATTTACAGCGGGTAGAGGAGATGCTACGCAAGAACAAACTGATATTGAAGGATTTAATTACCTGAAACCTTTAGCGGATGGTTTTAGAAATTATATGAAGTCTGGTTTGAAAATAGCAGCAGAAGATTTGTTGATTGATAAAGCAAATTTACTGACTTTATCAGTTCCAGAAATGACAGTTTTAGTAGGGGGGCTTCGTGTGTTAGGCGCCAATTATGATGGTTCTAACCATGGAGTCTTCACAGATAATAGAGGAAGTTTGACAAATGATTTCTTTAAAAATATTTTAGATTTCACTTATACTTGGAAAGCAACTTCTAACGATGATAGCCTGTTTGAAGGTCGTAATCGTAAAACAAATGAAGTGGTTTTCACGGGAACTCGTGCCGATTTAATTTTTGGTTCTAATACGGAATTAAGAGCAATTGCAGAGGTTTATGGCGCAAGTGATGGCCAAGATCGTTTAGTGAAAGATTTTGTTGCAGCTTGGACGAAAGTGATGAATTTAGATCGTTATGATTTGAAGAAATAA
- a CDS encoding OmpA family protein: protein MRKLLFIAAINLVLLSCKSDKKAEKEAEAQMEAPTTQTVEINKTQAAFKDFDWSTIPLSKVDIGNFPYLSAPEGFIIRKEGIHEKAENGMTKYSDFNKLITYTGTNFFNAEGKKAELDIAMTDPNSEFKQYKFDQSIEQYLTSIGAHLIFKGQIPRAQIENLNKEDDKTVFNYIQGDPYNSSQVRHYVLNHLNGKIIFQVWSNSARAEIGVVELEGFNQTIKAPTALEMKSDIDKIGKAILNINFDTDKATLKPDGEKLVAEIFTLLNENDSLKISIEGHTDSSGDVERNKQLSMDRANTVMYALAAKGIAIHRLQAKGFGASNPLLPNNSEESKAKNRRVELVKIH from the coding sequence ATGAGAAAACTATTATTTATAGCAGCTATAAATCTTGTCCTACTGTCTTGCAAAAGCGACAAGAAAGCAGAGAAAGAAGCAGAAGCACAAATGGAAGCGCCTACAACACAAACTGTAGAAATAAATAAGACACAAGCAGCGTTTAAAGATTTTGACTGGTCTACGATTCCACTTTCTAAAGTGGACATTGGAAATTTCCCGTACCTATCTGCTCCCGAAGGGTTTATAATTAGAAAAGAGGGTATTCACGAAAAGGCAGAAAATGGAATGACTAAATATTCTGATTTCAACAAATTAATAACTTATACGGGCACAAATTTTTTCAATGCCGAAGGAAAAAAAGCAGAACTGGACATTGCCATGACTGATCCTAATTCCGAATTTAAACAATACAAATTCGACCAAAGTATAGAGCAGTATTTAACAAGTATTGGGGCACACTTAATATTTAAAGGTCAAATTCCTCGAGCGCAAATAGAAAACCTAAACAAAGAAGATGATAAGACGGTTTTCAACTATATTCAGGGAGACCCCTATAATAGTTCACAAGTAAGACACTATGTGCTGAATCACTTAAACGGAAAAATAATTTTTCAGGTATGGAGTAATTCTGCCCGCGCTGAAATTGGCGTTGTGGAACTAGAAGGTTTTAATCAAACCATAAAAGCCCCAACTGCCCTTGAAATGAAATCTGACATTGATAAAATAGGAAAAGCCATTCTAAACATCAATTTTGATACGGATAAAGCAACTTTAAAACCAGATGGCGAAAAATTGGTTGCTGAAATATTCACCTTATTAAATGAAAACGATAGTTTAAAGATATCTATTGAAGGGCATACTGATTCTAGCGGAGATGTGGAAAGAAACAAACAACTATCGATGGACAGGGCAAACACTGTCATGTATGCCCTAGCAGCTAAAGGTATTGCTATTCACCGCTTACAAGCAAAAGGTTTTGGTGCTAGCAACCCACTTTTACCTAATAATTCCGAAGAAAGCAAAGCAAAAAACAGGCGCGTAGAATTGGTTAAAATACACTAA
- a CDS encoding exodeoxyribonuclease III — protein sequence MKIVSYNVNGIRAAINKGFIDWLKVVNPDVVCLQEIKAMEEQLDLSLFEDAGYSYNYWYSAQKKGYSGVAILSKTKPNNVVYGTGIDYMDFEGRNIRADYDDVSVMSMYLPSGTNMDRLDFKLKYMADFQEYVTKLKEEHSNLIILGDYNICHEAIDIHNPVGLKNTSGFLPVEREWIGAFMNSGFIDSFRYFNDEPDNYTWWSYRANARNNNKGWRLDYALVSQPLEERLKRAVILADARHSDHCPILVELS from the coding sequence ATGAAAATTGTTTCGTACAACGTAAATGGAATTAGAGCAGCAATAAATAAAGGTTTTATAGATTGGTTAAAAGTCGTAAATCCAGATGTGGTTTGTTTGCAGGAGATTAAAGCAATGGAGGAACAATTAGATCTAAGCTTGTTTGAAGACGCGGGATATTCTTATAATTATTGGTATAGCGCACAGAAGAAAGGCTATAGTGGGGTTGCTATTTTATCTAAAACAAAGCCCAATAATGTGGTGTACGGTACAGGTATAGATTATATGGATTTTGAAGGGCGAAATATTCGCGCCGACTATGATGACGTTTCTGTTATGAGCATGTATTTACCTTCTGGAACCAATATGGATCGCTTGGATTTTAAACTAAAATACATGGCCGATTTTCAGGAGTACGTTACAAAATTAAAGGAGGAGCATTCTAATTTAATAATTCTTGGCGACTATAATATTTGCCACGAAGCCATAGATATTCATAACCCTGTGGGCTTAAAAAACACTTCTGGTTTCTTGCCTGTAGAGCGAGAATGGATAGGAGCTTTTATGAATAGTGGTTTTATTGATAGTTTCCGGTATTTTAATGATGAGCCAGATAATTATACGTGGTGGAGTTATAGGGCAAATGCTAGAAACAATAATAAGGGATGGCGTTTAGATTATGCTCTAGTGAGCCAGCCTTTGGAGGAGCGTTTAAAGAGGGCTGTAATTTTAGCAGATGCTAGGCATAGTGATCATTGTCCGATTTTGGTTGAATTGAGTTAA
- a CDS encoding aldo/keto reductase, with product MLYTKLPHTDIEVSKICLGTMTWGNQNTEAEGHEQMDYAVSQGVNFFDTAELYPIPAHPDRKSATEKIIGTWFEKNKNRDKIILGSKIAGRAEFTKFIRTTGFDRPSLIEAVEDSLERLQTDYIDLYQLHWPERNTNYFGKRGYTHDAADFWEDNFHQVLETLRDLKQEGKIREIGVSNETPWGAMRYLEESKVHITLPRMITIQNAYSLLNRQFETGLSEIAHRENLGLLAYSPLGFGVLSGKYLGDRLPDNSRLKLFPNYNRYSGKTAIEATQKYYELAQANDLSLAQMSLAFVNTRPFLTSNIIGATSMRQLEENIASINVELSADVLESIEKIHNEFPNPAP from the coding sequence ATGCTTTATACTAAATTACCACATACCGATATAGAAGTTAGTAAGATTTGCTTAGGTACAATGACCTGGGGAAACCAGAATACAGAAGCTGAGGGTCATGAGCAAATGGATTATGCCGTATCTCAAGGGGTTAATTTCTTTGACACTGCAGAGTTGTATCCCATTCCTGCGCACCCAGATCGCAAATCGGCAACGGAAAAGATAATTGGTACTTGGTTTGAAAAAAATAAAAATCGCGATAAAATTATCTTAGGATCAAAAATTGCTGGGAGAGCAGAATTCACAAAATTTATACGGACTACAGGTTTTGATAGGCCATCGCTTATTGAAGCGGTAGAAGACAGTCTGGAACGTTTACAGACTGATTATATAGATTTGTATCAATTGCATTGGCCAGAACGAAATACCAATTATTTTGGTAAACGTGGCTACACCCATGATGCCGCAGATTTTTGGGAAGATAATTTTCATCAAGTTCTAGAAACTTTACGTGATTTAAAACAAGAAGGGAAAATAAGAGAAATTGGTGTTTCTAATGAAACTCCTTGGGGCGCTATGCGCTATTTGGAAGAAAGTAAGGTGCATATTACTTTACCTAGAATGATCACGATTCAGAATGCATATAGTTTATTGAACAGACAATTTGAAACGGGATTGTCAGAAATAGCACATCGTGAGAATCTTGGCCTTTTAGCATATTCTCCATTAGGATTTGGGGTTTTAAGTGGTAAATATTTAGGTGATAGACTACCAGATAATTCTCGATTAAAACTTTTTCCTAACTACAATAGATATAGTGGAAAAACGGCAATAGAAGCTACACAAAAATATTATGAGTTGGCACAAGCTAATGATTTATCTTTAGCGCAAATGTCTTTAGCTTTTGTTAATACTAGACCTTTTTTAACGAGCAATATTATTGGGGCAACGAGTATGCGTCAATTGGAAGAAAATATAGCCAGTATTAATGTGGAGTTAAGTGCGGATGTTCTAGAAAGTATTGAGAAAATTCATAATGAGTTCCCGAACCCAGCACCTTAA
- a CDS encoding proline iminopeptidase-family hydrolase — MRTHYTLFYFIAFSLILGCTPQTKQPITSGSNEATDYLSYEKRDDQFTGGIKMIPITTDKGTFKVWTKTVGHNPTKKVLLLHGGPGMTHEIYECADGYFPQESIEYIYYDQLGSYYSDKPDDLSLWDTARFVEEVEQVRKALKLDASNFYLLGQSWGGILAMEYALKYQKNLKGLIISNMMSSIPEYNAYAQEVLGPQLDPKVFEEIKALEANKAYTDPRYSELLFAHYYTEHVLRIPVDEWPEAILRSFKHANNQVYVHMQGYSEFGITGNATLKNWDIKNRLKEITIPTLVIGAKYDTMNPKHMEWMSTEVKNGTYLFCPNGSHLSQYDDQKNYFGGIINFINTTNTESK, encoded by the coding sequence ATGAGAACGCACTATACCCTTTTTTACTTCATAGCATTTAGCTTAATTCTAGGCTGCACACCGCAAACAAAACAACCTATAACATCCGGAAGTAATGAGGCTACAGATTATTTAAGTTACGAAAAACGCGACGATCAATTTACAGGTGGGATTAAAATGATTCCTATCACCACAGATAAGGGTACTTTTAAAGTATGGACAAAAACGGTGGGCCATAATCCTACCAAGAAAGTGCTTCTCTTGCATGGCGGACCAGGCATGACCCATGAGATATATGAATGCGCAGATGGTTATTTTCCGCAAGAAAGTATAGAATATATTTATTACGATCAACTAGGGTCTTATTACAGTGACAAACCAGACGATTTAAGCCTTTGGGATACGGCGCGTTTTGTAGAAGAGGTAGAACAAGTAAGAAAAGCATTGAAATTAGATGCGTCTAACTTTTATCTTTTAGGGCAATCATGGGGTGGAATATTAGCCATGGAATATGCTTTGAAGTATCAAAAAAATCTAAAAGGTTTAATTATTTCCAACATGATGTCTAGTATTCCTGAATATAATGCTTATGCCCAAGAGGTTCTAGGACCGCAACTAGACCCCAAGGTTTTTGAAGAAATAAAAGCACTTGAAGCAAACAAAGCCTACACAGATCCGAGATATTCCGAGCTATTGTTTGCGCATTACTACACAGAACATGTTTTAAGAATACCTGTAGATGAGTGGCCTGAAGCTATTCTACGATCATTTAAACATGCGAACAATCAAGTCTATGTGCATATGCAAGGTTATAGCGAGTTCGGAATCACCGGTAATGCCACATTAAAAAATTGGGATATTAAAAATCGACTAAAAGAAATTACCATACCCACTTTAGTTATTGGCGCAAAGTATGATACTATGAACCCTAAACATATGGAATGGATGTCTACTGAAGTAAAAAATGGCACTTATTTATTTTGTCCTAACGGGAGCCACCTATCTCAATATGATGATCAAAAAAACTATTTTGGAGGCATCATCAACTTTATAAATACAACAAATACTGAGTCAAAATAA